One Brevibacillus choshinensis genomic window carries:
- a CDS encoding DUF1292 domain-containing protein, with protein MSEEMIEEFEVGDVIALTEEGTDEPRDFRIMYIFDIEDRSYLVLVPVDQEEEEEYEVHFLRYDGTDMLQPIEDDEEWEQVEATFETLIADLEKDGI; from the coding sequence ATGAGTGAAGAGATGATTGAGGAGTTTGAAGTGGGCGATGTGATTGCCCTTACGGAAGAAGGTACCGATGAGCCTCGCGACTTCCGGATCATGTACATTTTTGACATTGAAGATCGCAGCTATCTGGTGCTGGTACCAGTGGATCAGGAAGAAGAAGAAGAGTATGAAGTTCACTTCCTGCGCTACGACGGTACAGACATGCTCCAGCCAATCGAAGACGACGAAGAGTGGGAGCAAGTAGAAGCCACTTTCGAAACGCTGATTGCGGATTTGGAGAAAGACGGTATTTAA